In the uncultured Methanobacterium sp. genome, one interval contains:
- a CDS encoding dihydroorotase family protein, producing the protein MLDLCIINCKLDIGTEEVCLGIEHGKIVSIKKIPPAASKTIDVNGKLVLPGLIDAHVHFRDPGLTSKEDFFSGSAAAAAGGFTTVMDMPNTVPPTNTPQTFKDKMGIARKKSLVDFGLHAGVADLSNIKDLAKYKPASFKIFMDLVDLDSLMEAFSKINGTPGDQLISLHAEDPDVVKQCTKKMKKEGSNPELYAQARPPQAEIEAVINAISLAEKFKQRIHFCHVSTKKSLKLINIAKKTGLKITSEITPHHLFLDSNYLKTYGNLAKTNPPLRDDKNRLNIEDLSQIDIIGTDHAPHTLEEKEKDVWNAPPGIPGLETTLLLMLTQLNQGKITVDDIKRLLCENPAKIFNIPNKGFIREGMDADLVVVDLKKENIIDPANFHSKAKYSPFEGFHVQGVPVMTLVRGQKVMEEGHILKNQGKFIYSLKRF; encoded by the coding sequence ATGCTGGATCTGTGTATCATCAACTGTAAACTGGATATAGGAACTGAAGAGGTTTGTTTGGGAATTGAACATGGAAAAATAGTTTCTATCAAAAAAATACCCCCTGCTGCCAGTAAAACCATTGATGTTAATGGTAAATTAGTCCTCCCTGGACTTATCGATGCGCATGTCCATTTCAGGGACCCTGGACTCACATCTAAAGAAGATTTCTTCTCAGGTAGTGCTGCTGCCGCTGCTGGGGGTTTCACAACTGTGATGGATATGCCCAACACGGTTCCACCTACCAACACCCCTCAAACATTTAAGGATAAAATGGGGATCGCCCGTAAGAAGAGTCTGGTGGACTTTGGCCTACATGCAGGTGTTGCGGATCTATCCAATATCAAGGACCTTGCTAAATACAAACCTGCATCCTTCAAAATTTTTATGGATTTGGTTGATCTTGACTCTTTAATGGAAGCTTTCAGTAAGATAAATGGTACTCCAGGGGATCAGTTAATTTCATTACATGCAGAAGATCCAGATGTAGTTAAACAGTGCACCAAAAAGATGAAAAAAGAAGGATCTAACCCGGAACTATATGCCCAGGCTCGTCCCCCACAGGCTGAAATTGAAGCAGTTATAAATGCTATTTCACTGGCAGAAAAATTCAAACAGAGAATACATTTCTGCCATGTTAGCACCAAAAAATCACTAAAACTCATTAACATTGCCAAAAAGACCGGATTAAAAATAACATCTGAAATTACCCCTCACCACCTGTTTTTGGATTCGAACTACTTGAAAACCTATGGTAACTTGGCAAAAACCAATCCCCCCTTGCGTGATGATAAAAACAGATTAAATATTGAGGATTTATCTCAAATTGATATAATCGGAACTGATCATGCCCCCCACACACTTGAAGAAAAAGAGAAAGACGTGTGGAATGCCCCTCCCGGTATTCCTGGACTAGAAACCACTCTCCTCCTGATGTTAACTCAGTTGAACCAGGGAAAAATAACTGTTGATGATATTAAAAGGTTGTTGTGTGAGAACCCTGCAAAAATATTTAATATCCCCAATAAAGGTTTTATAAGAGAGGGAATGGATGCAGACCTAGTGGTAGTGGATTTAAAGAAAGAAAATATTATTGATCCTGCTAATTTCCATTCAAAAGCCAAATATTCTCCATTTGAAGGTTTCCATGTCCAAGGAGTGCCAGTTATGACCTTGGTACGTGGGCAGAAAGTTATGGAAGAAGGCCATATTCTAAAAAACCAGGGAAAATTCATTTATTCATTAAAAAGATTCTAG
- a CDS encoding nucleotidyltransferase family protein has product MSSVENLVKEMIARDRKTFLKDARLLPKYHESKLNSPDTESDSPDMRSDSQDTGSDSPDMRSDLMDTGSNPSDTKILADFTEYNPLHKGHLHCLLEAKKKVPDGIFVAVVPGLFERSGRGLPYIMTRQARARAAIAVGADIVVEGPPMGIMGSGQYSLCLAKTFQALDADYIPRGYKPDLDFEILLEKIGRGTGVAPKPYRMVDMENGEVLLKGKLNEDNYVIVSLSKSLTKIGFNFQNKFIFIPRIEGVSGTIIREAVVSGVLESAEEMLPPETIRIMREEMENGRAPLHQTRDEKTILFTANNATVPDLKSLSLLDERTIENIIDKRPFNTMDEIKSCIARGFSRHHAQRVLSSLEARIDGDTMHRYIENYPSTIRILNYKNKEVLREFKKRLSHRRLEICQ; this is encoded by the coding sequence ATGTCTTCTGTAGAAAATTTAGTAAAAGAGATGATAGCCAGGGACAGGAAAACATTCCTGAAAGATGCACGTCTTCTGCCTAAATACCATGAATCTAAATTGAATTCACCTGATACGGAATCAGATTCACCTGATATGAGATCTGATTCACAGGATACTGGTTCAGATTCACCTGATATGAGATCTGATTTGATGGATACAGGATCAAATCCATCTGATACTAAAATATTAGCTGATTTTACAGAATACAACCCCCTGCATAAAGGTCATCTGCACTGCCTTCTGGAGGCCAAAAAAAAGGTTCCAGATGGAATATTCGTGGCAGTAGTCCCAGGACTATTCGAACGCAGTGGAAGAGGATTACCTTACATTATGACCCGACAGGCACGTGCCAGGGCAGCCATTGCTGTTGGTGCGGATATCGTGGTTGAAGGTCCCCCTATGGGTATAATGGGATCAGGACAATATTCACTCTGTCTTGCCAAGACATTCCAGGCCCTGGATGCAGATTATATTCCTCGTGGATATAAACCGGATCTAGATTTTGAAATTCTACTGGAAAAAATAGGCAGAGGCACAGGAGTAGCTCCCAAACCATATCGCATGGTGGATATGGAAAATGGGGAAGTTTTACTAAAAGGTAAGCTTAATGAAGATAATTACGTTATTGTATCTTTATCCAAGTCACTTACTAAAATTGGCTTCAACTTCCAGAATAAATTCATATTCATACCCCGAATAGAGGGGGTAAGTGGAACTATAATTAGAGAAGCAGTTGTATCTGGAGTTTTAGAATCAGCCGAGGAAATGTTACCTCCTGAAACCATAAGGATCATGAGAGAAGAGATGGAAAATGGAAGAGCACCTCTTCATCAGACTCGGGATGAGAAAACTATCCTTTTCACAGCTAACAATGCCACAGTTCCCGATCTAAAATCCCTCAGCCTACTTGATGAGCGCACCATTGAGAATATCATCGATAAAAGACCATTCAATACCATGGATGAAATAAAAAGTTGTATTGCACGTGGATTCAGCAGACATCATGCTCAAAGGGTCTTATCCTCATTGGAGGCGCGAATTGATGGGGACACCATGCATCGATATATTGAGAATTACCCCTCAACCATACGCATATTAAACTATAAAAATAAAGAAGTTCTAAGAGAATTTAAAAAGAGATTATCACATAGGAGGCTAGAGATATGCCAGTGA
- a CDS encoding peptidylprolyl isomerase: MPVNNGDFIKLEYTGKITETDEIFDTTDGDLAEEKGIHSDKKTYGPISIIVGGGHVLKGMETELEGMEAGEEKTIQLTPEEAFGERDPNMIQLMPMSEFKKQGIKPQVGMAITSEGNTGIIRSVSGGRVRLDFNHELAGKNLEYQVKVVKIIEDDTEKIKSMIDLHYPAPNLDSEKHQVEIEDDKVVITMDEMAKFDQRPYMDVTMARFRIARDIQENMDIATVEFVDSFTRKEEVEESTEEAPAEEVSTEEVPEKLPEEEKKEE; the protein is encoded by the coding sequence ATGCCAGTGAATAATGGAGACTTTATAAAGCTTGAATACACCGGAAAGATTACTGAAACCGATGAAATCTTTGATACTACTGATGGAGATTTAGCAGAGGAAAAAGGAATACACTCAGACAAGAAAACTTATGGGCCAATATCCATAATTGTGGGTGGAGGACACGTCCTGAAGGGAATGGAAACTGAACTGGAAGGCATGGAAGCAGGTGAAGAAAAAACCATCCAGTTAACTCCTGAAGAAGCATTCGGTGAACGTGACCCCAACATGATCCAGCTGATGCCAATGTCCGAGTTCAAAAAACAGGGCATAAAACCACAGGTGGGAATGGCCATAACCTCAGAAGGAAACACTGGTATCATAAGGAGTGTCAGTGGAGGTCGAGTAAGACTGGACTTTAACCATGAACTGGCCGGTAAAAATCTGGAATACCAGGTTAAAGTAGTAAAGATCATTGAAGATGACACTGAAAAAATCAAAAGCATGATTGACCTGCATTACCCTGCCCCCAACCTGGACTCTGAAAAACACCAGGTAGAAATTGAAGATGACAAAGTGGTCATTACCATGGATGAAATGGCCAAATTCGACCAGCGCCCTTATATGGATGTAACCATGGCCCGGTTTAGAATAGCACGGGACATCCAGGAAAACATGGACATTGCTACTGTAGAATTCGTTGATTCATTCACCCGCAAGGAAGAAGTAGAAGAGTCTACTGAAGAAGCTCCTGCAGAAGAAGTTTCTACAGAAGAAGTTCCAGAGAAGCTACCTGAAGAAGAGAAAAAAGAAGAATAG
- the serS gene encoding serine--tRNA ligase: MKFTLEGEVLLSKEADEALDDITNFIQQANNDLFLKGVAPDQKDDASQIVEWKLEGNTLHLKIVSGRRGRAHDALLRMKKPLTQLLGPKYHIGVRKITVKNYQIQIPSLERVDVNEMPYVEDATFDDGKMVIQFQQLEEGDLRNHVVDRVVKHVLAETERIDADEDEDADDILTRQVTKIEPGTITGRSQKFPVFFQGDPTEEAVKQGWVKKFPGKGQWFYGPKFIALQRAIEDIFMEVLVEKLEFFECMWPKLIPIPVMNKMRYLEGLPEGMYYCSAPRRDPELFKKFKNELLIKKEVPIDRLKDGLKDPSYVLAPAQCEPFYEFFSHEVLDEKDLPIRLFDKSGWTYRWEAGGAKGLDRVHEFQRIELVWLGTPDQVEEIRDATLEISQELANKMELEWYTEIGDDPFYLEGRKVEERGIEFPDVPKYEMRVVVPGADKGVAAVSANVHGTHFTEGFSIKETHNHTLWTGCTGIGITRWLFGFLAQKGFDKENWPEVVRERVGTVRTPKVLTWP; encoded by the coding sequence ATGAAATTCACATTAGAAGGAGAAGTTTTACTCAGTAAAGAGGCTGATGAGGCATTAGATGATATTACCAACTTCATCCAACAGGCCAATAATGACCTGTTCCTGAAGGGAGTTGCACCGGATCAAAAAGATGATGCTTCCCAGATTGTGGAGTGGAAACTGGAAGGTAATACTCTTCACCTGAAAATAGTCTCCGGTAGAAGGGGAAGAGCACATGATGCACTTCTTCGAATGAAAAAACCACTCACACAACTTTTAGGACCCAAATACCATATTGGTGTTCGGAAAATCACTGTTAAAAATTACCAGATTCAAATTCCATCCCTGGAAAGGGTTGATGTAAATGAAATGCCCTATGTGGAGGATGCAACATTTGATGATGGAAAAATGGTTATCCAATTCCAGCAACTGGAAGAGGGAGATCTCAGAAACCATGTGGTGGACCGAGTGGTTAAGCATGTTCTGGCTGAGACTGAAAGGATAGATGCAGATGAAGACGAAGATGCAGATGACATTTTAACCCGCCAAGTTACCAAAATCGAACCGGGAACCATCACTGGACGCAGCCAGAAATTTCCAGTGTTTTTCCAGGGGGACCCCACTGAAGAGGCAGTTAAACAGGGCTGGGTTAAGAAGTTCCCGGGTAAGGGACAGTGGTTCTACGGACCCAAGTTCATTGCCCTGCAGCGTGCCATTGAGGATATATTCATGGAAGTTCTGGTGGAGAAACTGGAGTTTTTCGAGTGCATGTGGCCTAAACTCATACCCATACCAGTGATGAATAAGATGCGTTACCTGGAAGGACTTCCAGAGGGAATGTATTACTGCAGTGCACCCCGCCGAGACCCAGAACTATTTAAAAAGTTCAAAAACGAGCTTTTAATAAAAAAGGAAGTTCCCATTGATCGCCTGAAAGATGGTTTGAAAGACCCATCTTACGTTCTTGCACCAGCCCAGTGTGAACCCTTCTACGAGTTCTTCAGTCACGAAGTTCTGGATGAAAAAGACCTACCCATAAGACTCTTTGATAAGAGTGGTTGGACCTACCGCTGGGAAGCTGGTGGAGCCAAGGGATTGGATCGTGTACATGAATTCCAGAGGATTGAACTGGTCTGGTTAGGTACACCGGATCAGGTGGAAGAAATCCGTGATGCTACACTGGAGATATCACAGGAACTGGCCAACAAGATGGAGCTGGAATGGTACACTGAAATCGGTGACGACCCATTTTACCTGGAAGGCCGAAAGGTGGAAGAACGAGGCATAGAATTCCCAGATGTTCCCAAATATGAGATGCGTGTTGTTGTACCCGGTGCTGATAAGGGAGTAGCCGCGGTTTCTGCCAACGTTCACGGTACCCACTTCACCGAAGGATTTTCCATTAAAGAAACCCACAACCACACCTTATGGACTGGTTGTACTGGTATTGGAATAACCAGATGGTTATTTGGTTTCCTGGCACAGAAAGGTTTTGATAAGGAGAACTGGCCAGAGGTTGTTCGAGAGCGAGTAGGAACTGTTCGCACACCTAAGGTCCTGACCTGGCCATAA
- a CDS encoding KEOPS complex subunit Pcc1 translates to MKIKATITFSYQNDKQAEVAFKSLLPENIDYLESRQNYNSLICNLEGKSLKTILSTADDLIFSEMLVEKVLEIQ, encoded by the coding sequence ATGAAGATCAAAGCCACCATCACCTTCAGTTACCAAAACGATAAACAGGCCGAAGTTGCTTTCAAATCGCTTCTACCAGAAAATATTGATTATTTAGAGTCGCGACAAAACTATAATTCTCTAATCTGTAATTTAGAAGGAAAATCACTTAAGACAATTCTTTCCACTGCAGATGACCTTATATTCTCAGAAATGCTGGTTGAGAAAGTATTGGAAATTCAATAA
- a CDS encoding AAA family ATPase → MKIAVTGKGGVGKTTLAGTLAVILSKNYKVYAIDADPDMNLAGSLGIHKPITPISKMKDLIKERTGAEPGSSFGEVFKMNPTISDLPESLSTDYDPEGRLKILVMGTVDKGGDGCVCPASVMLKAIMRNLIIKKDEIVILDMEAGIEHLGRRTAEAVDVMIIVAEPGLKSLETASRIKKLATDIGIQKVVAVINKVASPMEEKFVEEKLKEMDVDVLGSIPRDDMVVKADMEGLPLVDFPDSAALESIAQIAENILNHYPSN, encoded by the coding sequence ATGAAAATCGCAGTAACTGGGAAGGGAGGGGTTGGTAAAACCACATTAGCTGGTACTTTGGCTGTTATTTTGTCCAAAAATTATAAAGTATACGCCATTGATGCTGACCCTGATATGAACCTGGCAGGGAGTCTGGGGATACACAAACCCATAACACCCATATCTAAAATGAAGGATCTTATAAAGGAAAGGACTGGTGCAGAACCCGGATCATCCTTTGGAGAAGTTTTTAAAATGAATCCAACTATATCTGATCTTCCAGAGTCCCTTTCAACCGATTACGATCCTGAAGGTCGTCTTAAAATTCTGGTGATGGGCACTGTTGATAAGGGTGGTGATGGATGTGTGTGCCCGGCATCAGTAATGTTAAAAGCTATTATGCGGAATTTAATCATTAAAAAAGACGAAATAGTAATTTTGGACATGGAAGCCGGAATAGAACACTTGGGAAGGCGTACTGCAGAGGCAGTGGATGTTATGATTATTGTAGCCGAACCTGGACTCAAATCTCTGGAGACAGCCAGCCGAATTAAAAAACTGGCCACAGATATAGGTATCCAGAAGGTGGTAGCAGTGATTAACAAGGTTGCCAGCCCGATGGAAGAAAAATTTGTGGAAGAAAAACTTAAAGAAATGGATGTGGATGTGTTAGGCAGCATTCCCCGGGACGATATGGTTGTCAAAGCAGATATGGAAGGCCTTCCACTGGTGGATTTCCCGGATTCGGCAGCTCTTGAGTCGATTGCACAAATTGCAGAAAATATTTTAAATCATTACCCCTCTAATTAA